A single window of Helicobacter pylori DNA harbors:
- the gmhB gene encoding D-glycero-beta-D-manno-heptose 1,7-bisphosphate 7-phosphatase: MTTNKALFLDRDGIINIDKGYVSQKEDFEFQKGIFELLNHAKSLGYKLLLITNQSGINRGYYTLKDFENLTAYLQESLLKELGFNLDGVYFCRHAPEENCACRKPKPFLILQAAKEHQICLERSFMIGDKESDMLAGLNAKVKNNLLLSANFLKTPHSWIQCKNLKEMIDWVK; encoded by the coding sequence ATGACCACTAACAAAGCCCTTTTTTTGGACAGAGACGGCATTATCAATATTGATAAAGGCTATGTGAGTCAAAAAGAAGATTTTGAGTTTCAAAAAGGGATTTTTGAATTGTTAAACCATGCGAAATCTTTAGGCTACAAACTGCTTTTAATCACCAACCAATCTGGGATCAACCGGGGCTATTACACCCTTAAAGATTTTGAAAACCTCACCGCATATCTCCAAGAAAGCTTACTCAAAGAATTAGGTTTTAATTTGGATGGCGTCTATTTTTGCAGGCACGCCCCAGAAGAAAATTGCGCTTGCAGGAAGCCAAAGCCCTTTTTGATTTTGCAAGCCGCTAAAGAGCATCAAATTTGCTTGGAGCGATCTTTTATGATAGGCGATAAAGAGAGCGACATGCTAGCCGGTTTGAACGCTAAAGTTAAAAATAACCTTTTATTGAGTGCAAATTTTTTAAAAACTCCTCATTCTTGGATACAATGTAAAAATCTTAAAGAGATGATTGATTGGGTTAAATAA
- a CDS encoding sulfite exporter TauE/SafE family protein, whose protein sequence is MQMMQNLSFLGMFLAALSMSLGHCVGMCGGIVSAFSQIRFSKVTSFSYQLTCHALYNVGRISTYMLLGAITAGLGRSLSVNMGFRGVLLMSMGVVLILLALLGSKAEKLSFQIPFISFLMKKTLQSQNILGLYFLGVLNGFLPCMMVYSFLASVILSHSAFMGAMLGLSFGLGTSVPLFLMGIFLSKISVSYRKFFNLLSKGLMGVFGLYVLYMGIMLISHQTPHVMHHKSDMMHHQNNATPQQESHHDH, encoded by the coding sequence ATGCAAATGATGCAGAATTTGAGTTTTTTGGGCATGTTTTTAGCCGCTTTGAGCATGTCTTTAGGGCATTGTGTGGGCATGTGTGGGGGGATTGTGAGCGCGTTTAGTCAAATAAGATTTTCTAAAGTTACAAGCTTTTCTTACCAGCTCACTTGCCATGCCCTTTATAATGTGGGGAGGATCAGCACTTACATGCTCTTAGGGGCTATAACGGCAGGTTTAGGGCGTAGTCTTAGCGTGAACATGGGTTTTAGGGGTGTTTTATTGATGAGCATGGGAGTTGTTTTAATCCTTTTAGCGCTCTTGGGATCTAAAGCGGAAAAATTAAGCTTTCAAATCCCTTTCATCTCTTTTTTGATGAAAAAAACCTTGCAATCTCAAAACATTCTAGGGCTGTATTTTTTGGGCGTGTTGAATGGGTTTTTACCTTGCATGATGGTGTATTCGTTTTTAGCGAGCGTGATTCTCAGCCATAGTGCGTTTATGGGAGCGATGCTAGGCCTTTCTTTTGGGCTTGGCACCAGCGTGCCGTTGTTTTTAATGGGGATTTTTTTAAGCAAAATTTCCGTTTCTTACAGGAAATTTTTCAATCTTTTGTCTAAAGGTTTAATGGGGGTTTTTGGGCTTTATGTCCTTTATATGGGGATCATGCTCATTAGCCACCAAACACCCCATGTAATGCACCACAAAAGCGATATGATGCACCATCAAAACAACGCCACACCACAGCAAGAGAGCCACCATGACCACTAA
- a CDS encoding type III pantothenate kinase, translating to MPARQSFKDLKDLILCDIGNTRIHFAQNYQLFSSAKEDLKRLGIQKEIFYISVNEENEKALLNCYPNAKNIAGFFHLETDYIGLGIDRQMACLAVNNGVVVDAGSAITIDLVKEGKHLGGCILPGLAQYIHAYKKSAKILEQPFKALDSLEVLPKNTRDAVNYGMILSIISCIQHLAKDQKIYLCGGDAKYLSAFLPHSVCKERLVFDGMEIALKKAGILECK from the coding sequence ATGCCAGCTAGGCAATCTTTTAAGGATTTAAAAGACTTGATTTTATGCGATATAGGCAATACGCGCATCCATTTTGCGCAAAACTACCAGCTCTTTTCAAGCGCTAAAGAAGATTTAAAGCGTTTGGGTATTCAAAAGGAAATTTTTTACATTAGCGTGAATGAAGAAAATGAAAAAGCCCTTTTAAATTGTTACCCTAACGCTAAAAATATTGCGGGATTTTTTCATTTAGAAACCGACTATATAGGGCTTGGGATAGACCGGCAAATGGCGTGTTTGGCGGTAAATAATGGCGTGGTGGTGGATGCGGGGAGCGCGATTACGATAGATTTAGTCAAAGAGGGCAAGCATTTAGGAGGGTGTATTTTACCCGGTTTAGCCCAATATATTCATGCGTATAAAAAAAGCGCTAAAATTTTAGAGCAACCTTTCAAAGCCTTAGATTCTTTAGAAGTTTTACCTAAAAACACCAGAGACGCTGTGAATTACGGCATGATTTTGAGTATCATCTCTTGTATCCAGCATTTAGCCAAAGATCAAAAAATCTATCTTTGTGGGGGCGATGCGAAGTATTTGAGCGCGTTTTTACCCCATTCTGTTTGCAAGGAGCGTTTGGTTTTTGACGGGATGGAAATCGCTCTTAAAAAAGCAGGGATACTAGAATGCAAATGA